Genomic DNA from Prunus persica cultivar Lovell chromosome G1, Prunus_persica_NCBIv2, whole genome shotgun sequence:
AATATTCATGTTGTAATTGAATTCCCATTTTCTGCGTCATTCTAGTCCTACTACTCtaaatccctttttttttttttttttgggttaaagaTCAAGCGACTGGGAAAAGTGATTTCCTGCTATAATCCACCCCAATTCATGAACTTCTTGACCTCGTCGTACAAAACCAAGATGGCAGCAGCACCCGTACTCCGAAACATGTTTGAAACTGCCCCGCGGTAAAATGAAGTCACCCCTTCTGTTCTATATATCTTCCTCCAGCAGTCCAATGTGTTATGGTACATCCTCTGTTCCAAGCCAGACTGCATCATCATCCGCCTCCGAACTGTATCCAGTGGATATGACAACAACCCAGCAGATGTTGTGACTGCCTGAGCCACCGCCCAACGCTTCCACAATGGCAACTCAAGTTCAGACTTTTCTGACAAAATCTCTTTTATTGTATCAAAGCCTCCAAAGTAAAGACCACGGTGGATGACCATCCCCTGTAAAGAGGCTGGAAGCCCTCTGTATACCCCCCGAATCCCATCCTTTTGGCGAATGGTAGACAAGAAATGGTAGATGCCTCGAAATTGTCGGACTTCAGTTCTTCCAATGTCAGCAGCCAGGCGGGTATGTGAAATATCAAGTGGGtatattataatcaatgttGTACAGCCAGCAGCAGCTCCAGCAATGAAGTTAGCAGATGGACCGGACAAAAAATGACCATCGTGAGAGTGTCCACTTCTTAACACATTTCTATAAAGATCCTGTAAACGAAATTAATTTGTAAGGATCCTGCACTACATGATATTATGATTACTATGAAATCTTCATCTGCAATTTAGAACTATTCCATCAACCACCATAGTAAGTAAGAACTAGAACAGAAGACTTCAACATTAATACACTAAAGTCAAAATGGTATTAGGAACTTTATCTACTGACTTAGATTAATGACTACAAGTATCGTTAAATCATGTAAAATAACATTTGAATAAATATAAGTTCTAACAAGTAGGTACTGACTGACTAATCCAAACATCATCTTCCATATCTattttgaataaatataaGTTCTAACAAGTAGGTACTGACTGACTAATCCAAACATCATCTTCCATATCTATTTATGCTACTTAGATACCATCTGATCAGGGTCTAATGCTTATCTATGTTACTCTCCTAATCAGTTCTTCTGCCCTCCTATCTTTACATATGACAAAAACATCACCAACGAGAGATAATATACATTTGGGGACACATGTCATGAGAAATCAAGATGGACGGGTTTGGTGTGGTTGATCTTCTAAAAGTCTCTATCTCCAGGAGTTGCATTTCAGTtactactttttcttttcaaacttAGCTAAACAAGTGAAGGGCACCCTCCCACCCAAGATCACAGCACTTGCAGTGACAGAATTTGAGAGTTCCCCCTTGAGGGGAAAATTTTCCTCCCTTTCTTCTTTACTGCATGTAAGAGAATCACACATTTTCAGTCTTTCTACCTCAGAGCACTCTGTACATTTTAAGGAACTCATTCAATTAGTTGTTTTCAGTGGTTCTTCAAATGAACGCCCACCATAATAATTTCATTCTCAACATTGACATGCCAATGCTGTTCCCAGACCTAATTAAACCATCCAACGGTTGACCTAAAGACCACTCACAACCTTAGAGTAGGGGAGCCAGAATAGCATTGCAACCTTTCCCTCTTCCTTTAGAAAAAAGCCTATGAGCATCCGTGCTTAGTGACCAAACCCCTCATAAACACTCCGCTTACTCTCAACCAGATATTATCTCCTACAGCAATTATTCAAAATTATAGTGTAATCTCCAGACCAGACAAAAAGTCCCTCAGTAATGGTGGATTGGTTATTAGACACAAATTTGTTTGTAACGTCAATGAATGGATTTCTTCCCTTTCCTTCTCCATTGTAAAATTCTGCCTGATAGTTAGCAGGCAAGTATGGAGGGGAAGCACTCTGAGAACATGGATTCTTTTGAGGAAAAAACAGATATTTGAACTTCATGTATCGGAGTCGTTATCCTATCATTCTCCCAACGAACACCCTCAATAAAATCAAGCTTGCCACAAACTACATATAAGCAAGTACAAGTTCACATGGCATGAACAAGGCTGCATTACAGGCCATCACGAGATGTCAATAAAAAGTTTCTTACGCTCCTTTCTCTTAGTAAACGGGACCATGCCAAACTATAAATAAGcaagcatatatatacatacacacaTAGAAGATGCGAAAACAagattacatttttttaaacctgtacttttgttttctttcttcattccTAATATGTAAGACAATCTCATCAATCCCAGCTATCACAAACCCATTTGAAACAAACAGTTCCCGAAATTAAACTTTTTGACCATTTTATCCATGTCCCCTACATAATGTGATAGCAAAAGAGGGCCTTGACGACAAATTAAGAACCAATGACACAAACACAATAAAATACAATCTTGGAAAACGAAGAAggggaagagaagaagagtaCCTTGAGGGAAAAATTGAGAGCGACGGAAGGGTAGTAGCGAAGAACACTGCTGCCATTGCCTCtccaaagagagagaatgccTTCTTCTCGAACCGTACGGACGATACAATCGACCATGCCCTTGAATCTCGTACGTCCACCCCCAAGAATGGCCAAGTTGCTCTCTTGGGTCTGCAACAAGAGCTTGGCTCTCTCGATTGGGGCCACGATCGTGTGCACAACCCCGCCCATCACCGCCCCGGCCATGAGATCGCGCTGGAAGTTGTTCAGCCAATCGTGCGGCCTTGATATCGACCCTCTGCTTTTTGGGTCGTCGTCATCCTTGCTCATTCTCTCTATCTCTGCGGAAAATGGAAGACGGAAATGGAAATGGTGGGAAATTGAGTGGGCCGATTTCTACCCATTAATACAtagtattaataatttatttaaacaaattataaaacccaattcccagttcccaaatcccaaaattCAAAAGCTTTGTTGATTAAATTCAACTTGTTTCTTCATAGTTTAGATGCCAAGAAAACGGAAGACGCGGTTCACCTCCCGCTATCTGACCTTTTGACGAGGAGGAGGGCTTGGATAAATCCCACCCCAGATTGATGGATAACTATCAATTTGATCCTGCCACGTTTGCTCTGTTCTGATGATCaacgtttttttttaattattaatttttatttactgCCATCTTcatgcttttaatttttatttgttgccATCCTcatgcttttaatttttatttgttgccATCTTcatgcttt
This window encodes:
- the LOC18789754 gene encoding probable ADP,ATP carrier protein At5g56450, with product MSKDDDDPKSRGSISRPHDWLNNFQRDLMAGAVMGGVVHTIVAPIERAKLLLQTQESNLAILGGGRTRFKGMVDCIVRTVREEGILSLWRGNGSSVLRYYPSVALNFSLKDLYRNVLRSGHSHDGHFLSGPSANFIAGAAAGCTTLIIIYPLDISHTRLAADIGRTEVRQFRGIYHFLSTIRQKDGIRGVYRGLPASLQGMVIHRGLYFGGFDTIKEILSEKSELELPLWKRWAVAQAVTTSAGLLSYPLDTVRRRMMMQSGLEQRMYHNTLDCWRKIYRTEGVTSFYRGAVSNMFRSTGAAAILVLYDEVKKFMNWGGL